From a single Nicotiana tabacum cultivar K326 chromosome 8, ASM71507v2, whole genome shotgun sequence genomic region:
- the LOC142163222 gene encoding uncharacterized protein LOC142163222 — protein sequence MINAIFWNIRGMRSQKADHRLKNLVKKNKVQFAAIFEPFVHKQKIEVYKRFLEFKHCMSNDIGQMWCFLSEYVNATVISMDDQQMTLQFESNNDDAGIFITAVYAKYTAGERKDLWESLVNIESQVDGAWCIGGDFNVILEPCEKLGGRPHRASKIYDFAGCLDLCGDSDVGYIG from the coding sequence ATGATCAATGCAATATTCTGGAATATTAGGGGAATGAGGTCTCAAAAAGCCGATCATAGGCTTAAAAACTTAGTAAAGAAGAATAAGGTTCAGTTTGCTGCAATATTTGAACCATTTGTTCACAAACAAAAAATAGAGGTATACAAAAGGTTCCTGGAATTTAAACATTGTATGTCTAATGATATTGGACAAATGTGGTGCTTTTTGTCAGAATATGTGAATGCTACTGTGATAAGCATGGATGATCAACAAATGACTCTACAATTTGAATCAAATAATGATGATGCTGGGATCTTCATAACTGCAGTTTATGCAAAGTATACTGCTGGGGAAAGGAAAGACCTTTGGGAAAGCTTGGTGAATATAGAATCGCAAGTTGATGGTGCATGGTGTATAGGTGGTGACTTCAATGTTATTTTAGAACCTTGTGAAAAGCTGGGAGGCAGGCCACATAGAGCTTCAAAAATCTATGATTTTGCAGGATGTCTTGATCTTTGCGGGGATTCAGATGTAGGATATATTGGATAG